Proteins encoded in a region of the Novibacillus thermophilus genome:
- the phoU gene encoding phosphate signaling complex protein PhoU, with protein sequence MRNVQRQSFHAELQALQQLLLDLGERVEIAISQSILSLKNLNRKQAEGVIAKDVEIDKMEERIDNGVIKLIATQQPVAKDLRRIVTAMTIASDMERMADLAQNIAEITVVFVEKNLELFKPLEDLPRMARLSQEMVHDGINSFIDGNVGLAKKMAQRDDEVDRLYHQIVRELTEYMIDRREWIEPATQLAFVARHLERIADHATNIAESVVFIETGKRADLN encoded by the coding sequence ATGAGGAACGTGCAGCGTCAGTCGTTTCACGCAGAGTTACAGGCCTTGCAGCAGCTGTTGCTCGATTTGGGGGAACGTGTGGAAATTGCCATCAGTCAGTCAATTCTCTCCCTCAAAAATCTGAATCGCAAGCAAGCCGAAGGCGTCATCGCTAAAGACGTGGAGATTGATAAAATGGAAGAGCGGATTGACAATGGGGTGATCAAGCTAATCGCCACCCAGCAGCCGGTGGCAAAAGATTTGCGCCGCATTGTCACAGCGATGACGATTGCTTCCGATATGGAGCGCATGGCCGATCTAGCCCAGAACATTGCCGAAATTACCGTGGTGTTTGTCGAGAAAAACCTGGAACTGTTTAAACCGTTGGAAGACCTTCCTCGCATGGCAAGGCTCAGCCAGGAGATGGTGCACGACGGGATTAATAGCTTTATCGACGGAAATGTCGGATTGGCGAAAAAAATGGCGCAACGAGACGATGAGGTCGACCGGCTTTACCATCAGATTGTCCGCGAACTCACGGAGTACATGATCGACCGCCGCGAGTGGATTGAACCGGCCACCCAGCTCGCGTTCGTCGCCCGCCACCTGGAGCGCATCGCCGACCACGCGACGAACATTGCGGAGAGCGTCGTTTTCATCGAAACGGGAAAGCGGGCAGATTTAAATTAA
- a CDS encoding disulfide oxidoreductase: protein MSQNRLITALRERNLFLAWVVASTALVGSLYFSEIAGFVPCELCWYQRVLMYPLFLLLGIANFRRDRSVTYYALPFTIVGGALSLFHYAMQKTGWFSSFSPCAEGVPCSGEYINWLGFITIPFLALVAFILIGWLLWIGRKVEDSFR, encoded by the coding sequence ATGTCACAAAACAGGTTGATCACGGCCTTGCGAGAACGGAACCTGTTCTTGGCGTGGGTCGTGGCGTCCACTGCTCTGGTGGGGAGTCTCTACTTTAGTGAAATTGCCGGGTTTGTCCCGTGTGAACTCTGCTGGTACCAGCGCGTTTTAATGTACCCGCTCTTTTTGTTGCTAGGGATTGCGAACTTCAGACGCGATCGTTCGGTCACGTACTATGCACTGCCGTTTACGATTGTGGGCGGAGCGCTCTCCCTATTCCATTACGCGATGCAAAAAACAGGTTGGTTTTCCAGTTTTTCCCCTTGTGCCGAAGGTGTACCGTGCAGCGGGGAGTACATTAACTGGCTCGGGTTTATCACGATCCCCTTTTTGGCGTTAGTCGCTTTCATCTTGATAGGATGGTTGTTATGGATCGGCCGGAAAGTAGAGGATTCTTTCCGTTAA